A single region of the Xiphophorus maculatus strain JP 163 A chromosome 3, X_maculatus-5.0-male, whole genome shotgun sequence genome encodes:
- the enpp2 gene encoding ectonucleotide pyrophosphatase/phosphodiesterase family member 2 isoform X9 encodes MLLQKLCVWMLSVLCSSDLCWGFVSGRPKRSGEDGTAARMETRSLPVYVPTSGSCRNRCYELVEAEAPNCRCDNLCKTYNSCCSDFNQLCLRTEGGYECSKDRCGETRNEQHACHCSDDCLARGDCCTNYRKLCRGETSWVQDECEEIRSPECPAGFARPPLIVLSLDGFRASYVKRGNSIIPNIEKLRTCGTHAPYMRPVYPSKTFPNLYSIATGLYPESHGIVGNSMYDSIFNATFNLRSREKLNHRWWGGQPIWITALKQGLKAANFFWPVAIPSERRILTLLQWLHLPEGERPYVYAMHSEQPDAYGHKMGPKSADVSRFVPGDSDPERVWSLTASFILFQLNNPLRVVDRIVGQLMDGLKQMNLHRCVNIILVGDHGMEEAHCDRTEFLSNYLTTVDDIILVPGSLGRIRSRYPSNLKYDPKAVVANLTCKKAEQHFKPYLKQHLPKRLHYANNRRIEDIHLLVERKWHVARKVPVGRKHCGFLGDHGYDNKINSMQTIFLGYGPSFKFKTKVPAFENIELYNVMCDLLGLKPAPNNGTHGSLNHLLRSPTFRPTMPEEVSRPTASNLIPMATNDLGCNCDKKVSAERLKVKRDFLFSLTLRVKSRGQRGLKVTLVRGYNLESLWLCLLQNKVEELNRRLRQAIDDSRNLPYGRPAVLFHDKYTILHHSDYISSHSETLFMPLWTSYTVSRQVELSPLPESLSNCVRPDARVPPPFSQSCSNYRAEKHVTYAFLYPPQLSSNLEKKYDAVLITNTVPMYPAFKKSSGEEIRH; translated from the exons CTCGCTCCTTGCCGGTCTATGTGCCGACCTCCGGCTCCTGCAGGAACAGATGCTATGAGCTAGTGGAGGCCGAGGCCCCAAACTGTCGCTGTGACAACCTGTGTAAGACCTacaacagctgctgctctgacttCAACCAACTCTGCCTCCGGACAG AGGGAGGTTATGAATGCAGCAAGGATCGATGCGGTGAGACCCGGAATGAACAGCACGCCTGCCACTGCTCTGATGACTGCCTCGCCAGGGGAGactgctgcaccaactacaGGAAGCTGTGCAGAG GAGAAACTTCCTGGGTGCAGGATGAATGTGAGGAAATCAGGAGCCCAGAGTGTCCTGCTGG GTTTGCTCGTCCACCTCTCATCGTACTGTCTCTCGATGGGTTCAGAGCGTCTTACGTGAAGAGGGGGAACTCCATCATACCCAACATCGAAAAACTCC gaaCATGTGGAACCCACGCTCCTTACATGAGGCCTGTTTATCCTTCCAAAACCTTCCCTAACCTCTATTCAATAGCAACA GGTCTCTATCCAGAGTCTCATGGCATCGTTGGAAACTCCATGTATGACTCAATATTTAATGCAACATTCAACCTGAGGAGCAGAGAAAAGCTGAACCACCGCTGGTGGGGAGGACAACCA ATCTGGATCACTGCCCTCAAACAGGGACTGAAAGCTGCCAACTTCTTCTGGCCTGT GGCCATTCCTTCGGAGAGGAGGATCCTGACTTTGCTGCAGTGGCTCCATCTTCCTGAAGGAGAGAG GCCCTATGTTTATGCCATGCACTCTGAGCAACCAGACGCTTATGGACACAAAATGGGCCCAAAAAGTGCAGACGTGAGTAGGTTTGTTCCAGGAGATTCTGATCCTGAGAGGGTTTGGTCGCTCACGGCTTCCTTTATCCTCTTCCAGCTTAACAATCCTTTGAGGGTGGTTGATCGGATTGTGGGCCAGCTGATGGACGGACTCAAGCAGATGAACCTGCACCGATGTGTCAACATCATCCTGGTGGGAGACCATG GTATGGAAGAGGCTCACTGTGATCGCACAGAGTTCCTCAGCAACTACTTGACCACTGTTGATGACATCATCCTCGTCCCTGGGTCTCTTGGCAGAATACGCTCCAGATATCCCAGCAACCTCAAAT atgACCCCAAGGCTGTTGTTGCAAATCTAACA TGTAAGAAAGCAGAGCAGCACTTTAAGCCGTACCTGAAGCAGCACCTGCCTAAGAGACTGCACTATGCCAACAATCGGCGTATTGAAGACATCCACCTGCTGGTGGAGAGGAAGTGGCATGTGGCCAG GAAAGTCCCAGTGGGGAGGAAACACTGTGGATTCTTAGGCGACCATGGATATGACAATAAGATCAACAGCATGCAG ACTATTTTCTTGGGCTATGGACCTTCATTTAAATTCAAGACCAAAGTTCCAGCCTTTGAAAACATTGAGCTGTATAACGTCATGTGTG ATCTCCTGGGTCTAAAACCGGCTCCAAACAATGGAACTCATGGCAGTCTGAACCACCTGCTGAGAAGTCCAACTTTTAGACCCACCATGCCAGAGGAGGTGTCCAGGCCGACGGCCTCCAACCTCATTCCTATGGCAACAAATGACTTGGGCTGCAACTGCGATAAAAAG GTGTCTGCTGAAAGGCTGAAGGTGAagagagattttcttttttcattaacG TTGCGTGTAAAAAGTAGGGGCCAGAGAGGTTTGAAAGTGACCCTTGTACGAGGCTATAACCTGGAGTCACTCTGGCTCTGTCTCTTACAGAACAAAGTGGAGGAGCTAAACCGGCGATTGAGGCAAGCTATTGATG ACAGCAGGAACCTGCCGTATGGCCGACCTGCTGTCCTCTTCCATGATAAATACACCATCCTACATCACAGCGACTACATCAGCAGCCACAGTGAAACCCTGTTCATGCCCCTCTGGACATCCTACACTGTCAGCAGACAG GTAGAGCTGTCTCCTCTGCCTGAGTCTCTGTCCAACTGTGTGAGACCGGACGCCAGAGTCCCACCGCCCTTCAGCCAGTCGTGTTCCAACTACAGAGCAGAGAAACATGTCACATATGCCTTCCTGTACCCGCCGC AGCTTTCCTCAAACCTGGAGAAAAAATACGATGCTGTCCTCATCACCAATACCGTGCCCATGTATCCTGCATTTAAGA AAAGCTCTGGTGAAGAAATACGCCACTGA